In Candidatus Promineifilum breve, one genomic interval encodes:
- a CDS encoding glycoside hydrolase family 6 protein encodes MDIRRKFRLVLVLGAVLVALIAAVPATLAGEIDPATEFYVPPPNQVARRQMAQLFASGDTGDARLIRKMIRTPSAVWFTKGTPARVRQQVRLTVRRAAHKDAVPVLVAFNIPFRDCAQFSAGGAKTAEQYMKWIDGFAAGIGNDEAIVILEPDGLGIIPWYKQFRGLPAQAGDYEWCRPAEADEATAADERFAMLNYAVDVLKAKPNVRVYLDGTHSGWLGSGDAAHRLAQAGVARADGFFLNVSNYRLTEHLEKYGTWVAKCLWFATDPASWGNGHFDWCASQYYPANPNDFSTWGLTDQWYTDNVESQGAYPGLSGLQTFVIDTSRNGQGPWTPPPGYPDPQDWCNPPGRGLGLLPSADTGHALIDAYLWIKIPGESDGECTRGLGPAGETVDPEWGIIDPAAGAWFPQMALDLAHNANPPLLP; translated from the coding sequence ATGGACATTCGACGAAAGTTCAGATTGGTGCTTGTGTTAGGCGCTGTCCTGGTCGCGCTCATCGCGGCCGTGCCGGCCACCCTCGCCGGGGAGATCGACCCCGCTACCGAGTTCTACGTCCCACCGCCCAACCAGGTTGCCCGCCGGCAGATGGCCCAGCTATTCGCCTCGGGCGACACCGGCGACGCCCGGCTGATCCGGAAGATGATCAGGACGCCCTCAGCCGTATGGTTCACCAAGGGCACGCCGGCCAGGGTAAGGCAACAGGTCCGGCTCACCGTCCGGCGCGCCGCCCACAAAGATGCGGTCCCCGTCCTGGTGGCCTTTAACATCCCCTTCCGCGACTGCGCCCAGTTCTCGGCCGGGGGGGCCAAGACGGCTGAGCAGTACATGAAATGGATCGACGGCTTCGCCGCCGGCATCGGCAATGACGAAGCCATCGTCATCCTCGAGCCGGACGGGCTGGGCATTATCCCCTGGTACAAGCAGTTCCGCGGCCTGCCCGCCCAGGCCGGCGATTACGAATGGTGCCGCCCGGCCGAGGCCGACGAGGCCACCGCCGCCGACGAGCGCTTCGCCATGCTTAACTACGCCGTGGACGTGTTGAAGGCCAAGCCCAACGTGCGCGTCTACCTCGACGGCACCCACAGCGGCTGGCTCGGCTCCGGCGACGCCGCTCACCGTCTGGCCCAGGCCGGTGTCGCCCGCGCCGACGGCTTCTTCCTCAACGTCTCCAACTACCGGCTGACGGAACACCTGGAGAAGTACGGCACGTGGGTCGCCAAGTGCCTCTGGTTCGCCACCGACCCCGCCTCGTGGGGCAACGGCCACTTCGACTGGTGTGCCAGCCAATATTACCCGGCCAATCCCAACGACTTCTCCACCTGGGGCCTGACCGACCAGTGGTACACCGATAACGTGGAGAGCCAGGGGGCCTACCCCGGCCTATCCGGGTTGCAGACCTTCGTCATCGACACCAGCCGCAACGGCCAGGGGCCGTGGACGCCGCCGCCAGGCTACCCCGACCCGCAGGATTGGTGCAACCCGCCCGGCCGCGGCCTGGGCCTCTTGCCCTCGGCCGACACCGGCCACGCGTTGATCGACGCTTACCTGTGGATCAAGATCCCCGGCGAGTCGGACGGCGAATGCACCCGCGGCCTCGGCCCGGCGGGCGAGACGGTTGACCCGGAGTGGGGTATCATCGATCCCGCGGCCGGCGCCTGGTTCCCCCAGATGGCGCTCGACCTGGCCCATAACGCCAACCCGCCGCTCCTTCCCTAG
- a CDS encoding Fic family protein — protein MLDSRLLIRLHTKKAELDARRPLPAPAVRRLEEQLAVEWTYNSNAIEGNTLTLRETQLILEQGVTIGGKSLREHFEVVNHREAIGLVESLAAGNEPITPGTVRRLHALVMARIDDENAGQYRQLPVRIVGASFDPPPAWEVASRLTDWADWLAGQEDRGEPVELAAVAHHRLVAIHPFLDGNGRTSRLVMNLILLRAAYPPAIIARANRAQYYRALAAADRGDATSLTNLVGRAVERSLMLYLEATTPQTVPPLPGDEWLPLREAAQNSPYSQEYLSLLARTGRLEAIKRGRNWYTTRRAVETYSQSVH, from the coding sequence ATGCTCGATAGCCGTTTGCTCATTCGCCTGCACACCAAAAAAGCCGAACTCGACGCCCGCCGCCCCCTGCCCGCGCCCGCCGTCCGTCGCCTCGAAGAGCAGTTGGCCGTAGAATGGACCTACAACTCCAACGCCATCGAGGGCAATACCCTGACCCTGCGCGAGACCCAACTCATCCTGGAACAGGGCGTCACCATCGGCGGCAAAAGCCTGCGCGAGCATTTCGAGGTCGTCAATCATCGTGAGGCGATCGGCCTGGTTGAATCACTGGCCGCCGGCAATGAGCCCATCACACCGGGAACCGTTCGCCGGCTACACGCGCTGGTGATGGCCCGCATCGATGACGAGAACGCCGGGCAGTACCGGCAACTCCCCGTTCGCATCGTGGGCGCGTCGTTTGATCCGCCGCCGGCCTGGGAAGTGGCGTCGCGCCTGACCGATTGGGCCGATTGGCTGGCCGGGCAGGAAGACCGTGGGGAGCCGGTCGAACTGGCCGCCGTGGCGCATCACCGCCTCGTCGCCATTCACCCGTTCCTCGACGGCAACGGCCGCACGTCTCGCCTGGTGATGAACCTGATTTTGCTCCGCGCGGCCTACCCGCCGGCCATCATCGCCCGCGCCAATCGAGCGCAGTACTATCGCGCCCTGGCCGCGGCCGACCGGGGAGACGCCACCTCGCTGACGAATCTCGTCGGCCGCGCCGTGGAGCGTTCCCTGATGCTCTATTTGGAGGCAACCACGCCGCAGACCGTTCCGCCGCTGCCCGGCGATGAGTGGCTGCCCTTACGCGAGGCGGCTCAGAATTCGCCCTACAGCCAGGAATACCTGAGCCTCTTGGCTCGCACCGGCCGCCTGGAGGCGATCAAACGCGGACGCAACTGGTATACCACACGCCGGGCGGTCGAAACCTATAGCCAATCTGTCCATTAG
- a CDS encoding class I SAM-dependent methyltransferase has translation MMNTNVELPDFQTSRYWDDQASSFDDEPDHGLRHPVVRRAWLELLVGWLPPGVATILDAGCGTGTLSLLLAGLGHRVTGIDWSPAMIALAQAKADAAGRPVEFMVGDVANPQLAPARYDVILSRHVLWALPEPAGVVRRWAKLLAPEGQLILIEGYWHTGGGLHTEEVIAALPPSLMDVTVHDLSDQPSLWGGAVSDERYAVVATLRGGIDPSVNKNR, from the coding sequence ATGATGAACACCAATGTTGAATTACCCGATTTCCAAACGTCTCGCTATTGGGACGATCAGGCCTCATCTTTCGATGATGAGCCGGATCACGGCTTGCGCCATCCGGTCGTGCGCCGGGCGTGGCTGGAACTGCTCGTCGGATGGCTCCCGCCAGGGGTCGCTACGATCCTGGATGCCGGTTGCGGTACGGGTACGCTAAGCCTCCTGTTGGCCGGTTTGGGCCACCGGGTTACAGGCATCGACTGGTCACCGGCCATGATCGCCTTGGCCCAGGCGAAGGCCGACGCTGCCGGACGACCAGTGGAATTCATGGTGGGCGATGTAGCTAATCCCCAACTGGCCCCGGCGCGCTACGACGTCATCCTCAGCCGTCACGTCCTCTGGGCCTTACCGGAGCCGGCCGGAGTAGTGCGAAGATGGGCCAAATTGCTGGCCCCTGAAGGTCAGCTGATTCTAATCGAGGGGTATTGGCACACGGGTGGCGGGCTGCACACCGAAGAAGTTATAGCGGCCTTGCCGCCTTCGCTGATGGATGTAACGGTTCACGATTTGAGCGACCAGCCGTCATTGTGGGGCGGCGCAGTGTCAGACGAGCGCTATGCGGTCGTGGCTACGCTTCGGGGCGGGATCGACCCTTCAGTCAACAAAAATCGTTGA
- a CDS encoding GNAT family N-acetyltransferase, which yields MIELRGQRVVLRALERDDCRQLWEAYEPAAPQPTEPLHLGLTVEGAEAWFAEIQAGQEKDRLHLGIFTLDGRLLGDIQLSAIDWRNRTAELGLGIARAADRGQGYGRAAARLLLDYAFNQFDLARISASTLAYNTAAARGLEQGGFVPEGRDRAAVFLNGRRHDRLRFGLLRAEYLAADEEA from the coding sequence ATGATCGAACTGCGAGGTCAACGGGTTGTCTTGCGCGCGCTGGAACGCGACGATTGCCGCCAATTGTGGGAAGCTTACGAGCCGGCCGCCCCGCAACCGACCGAGCCGCTGCATCTGGGACTAACGGTCGAAGGGGCCGAGGCGTGGTTTGCCGAGATACAGGCCGGGCAGGAGAAGGACCGGCTGCATCTAGGTATCTTTACCCTGGACGGCCGGCTGCTGGGGGATATCCAGTTGTCGGCTATCGATTGGCGAAATCGGACGGCCGAACTGGGCCTGGGCATCGCCCGCGCCGCCGATCGGGGCCAGGGCTATGGCCGGGCAGCGGCGCGCCTGTTGCTCGACTACGCCTTCAATCAATTCGACTTGGCCCGCATCAGCGCGTCAACGCTCGCTTACAACACCGCCGCCGCGCGCGGTCTGGAGCAGGGCGGCTTTGTCCCGGAAGGGCGCGACCGCGCCGCGGTCTTCCTCAACGGCCGTCGCCACGATCGCCTGCGCTTTGGCTTGCTGCGTGCGGAGTATCTCGCCGCTGATGAGGAGGCCTAG
- a CDS encoding pyridoxamine 5'-phosphate oxidase family protein, protein MPRQLTSQQVWQAIEKELFAVVGMVTAGHEARTVGILYAVGDHKLYFITDRDTWKVRHIAANPHVSVTIPIAKRVPIMPWMKIPQATITFQGTARICGAGEAMPDLLKKLLGPMADDSALIAGSCLVEIVPTGEFVTYGVGVRLIEMRDPNKARGRAPVA, encoded by the coding sequence ATGCCGAGACAACTCACCTCACAACAAGTCTGGCAAGCCATCGAGAAAGAACTGTTCGCCGTCGTCGGTATGGTGACGGCCGGCCACGAAGCGCGCACGGTGGGCATCCTCTACGCCGTGGGCGACCACAAGCTCTACTTCATCACCGACCGCGACACGTGGAAAGTGCGCCACATCGCCGCCAATCCCCACGTCTCCGTCACCATCCCCATCGCCAAGCGCGTGCCGATCATGCCCTGGATGAAGATCCCCCAGGCGACGATCACCTTTCAGGGCACGGCCCGCATCTGCGGCGCGGGCGAAGCCATGCCCGACTTGCTGAAAAAGCTGCTGGGGCCGATGGCCGACGACAGCGCGTTGATCGCCGGCTCGTGCCTGGTCGAGATCGTCCCGACCGGCGAGTTCGTCACCTACGGCGTCGGCGTGCGCCTGATCGAGATGCGCGACCCAAACAAGGCGCGCGGCCGCGCCCCGGTAGCCTAG